Proteins encoded together in one Aeromonas encheleia window:
- a CDS encoding BMP family lipoprotein, translating to MTKVLKLATVAALTLAALSAQAASDPAVIYDTAGKFDKSFNEAVFRNGVEVYNKDKGVKVKEFEPQNEAQREQGLRRLASRGNSPIVAVGFNMGSAVEKVATEFPKTQFTIIDMVVDKPNVQSLIFKEHEGSFLVGALAAIASKSGKVGFVGGMDIPLIRKFQCGYEQGAKYINPKIDVYQNMTGSTPAAFADPAKGAELAKSQFAKGADVVYAAAGGTGIGVYQAAKDEGKLAIGVDSNQNHLQPGTMLTSMVKDVGLAAYKSWDDAAKGSWKPGIQTLGLAEGGVDWALDKDNEKLITPDMKAKVDAIKADIISGKVKVHDYMSDNSCKY from the coding sequence GTGACTAAAGTGCTCAAGCTGGCCACCGTGGCCGCCCTCACCCTCGCTGCCCTGTCCGCCCAGGCAGCCTCCGATCCCGCCGTCATCTATGATACCGCCGGCAAATTCGACAAATCCTTCAACGAAGCCGTGTTCCGTAATGGCGTCGAAGTCTACAACAAGGACAAAGGCGTCAAGGTCAAGGAGTTCGAACCCCAGAACGAAGCCCAGCGTGAGCAGGGTCTGCGCCGTCTGGCCAGCCGTGGCAACAGCCCCATCGTCGCCGTCGGCTTCAACATGGGTTCCGCGGTAGAGAAAGTCGCCACCGAATTCCCGAAAACCCAGTTCACCATCATCGACATGGTGGTCGACAAGCCGAACGTACAGTCCCTCATCTTCAAGGAGCATGAAGGCTCCTTCCTGGTGGGTGCGCTGGCAGCCATCGCCTCCAAGAGCGGCAAGGTCGGCTTCGTGGGCGGCATGGACATCCCGCTGATCCGCAAATTCCAGTGCGGCTACGAGCAGGGCGCCAAGTACATCAATCCGAAGATCGACGTGTACCAGAACATGACCGGCTCCACCCCGGCCGCCTTTGCTGACCCGGCCAAGGGTGCCGAGCTGGCCAAGTCCCAGTTCGCCAAGGGCGCCGACGTGGTCTATGCCGCCGCCGGCGGTACCGGTATCGGTGTCTACCAGGCTGCCAAAGATGAAGGCAAGCTGGCCATCGGCGTGGATTCCAACCAGAACCACCTGCAACCTGGCACCATGCTGACCTCCATGGTCAAGGATGTTGGCCTGGCCGCTTACAAGTCCTGGGATGACGCCGCCAAGGGCAGCTGGAAGCCGGGTATCCAGACTCTGGGTCTGGCCGAAGGCGGGGTGGATTGGGCACTCGACAAAGACAACGAGAAGCTGATCACCCCGGACATGAAGGCCAAGGTTGACGCCATCAAGGCCGACATCATCTCCGGCAAGGTCAAGGTGCACGACTACATGAGTGACAACTCCTGCAAATACTGA
- a CDS encoding ABC transporter ATP-binding protein encodes MDQTDRYAIELRGIDKRFGEVYANKQIDLQVQKGSIHGIVGENGAGKSTLMSIIYGFYHADKGEMLIDGKPFKPHGSQDAIGAGVGMVHQHFMLVNNFSVLENVILGAENGWHLGQSLAAAEKLLGELARDYGLEVPLHEKVEDLPVGLQQRVEILKALYRGARILILDEPTGVLTPQEADHLFEVLKKLRDQGATIILITHKLREILAITDQVSIMRRGEMVAHVATKDTDKEQLAELMVGRKVRLKVDKGEAQPGAAKLKVEGLSYIDDNKVERVKSVSFEVRAGEVVGIAGVSGNGQSELLSLLGGILQPSKGSFTITGGGKAHEVSVAQPADPEMVRNFGLGHIPEDRHKMGLINRFEAKEAFILGYHRRPQYNRGWLQNKEAILQDCQAKMDKWDVRPPHPDHKTANFSGGNQQKLVIAREVEQNPDVLLIGQPTRGVDIGAIEYIHQQIIAMRDKGKAVLLVSVELDEIMSLSDRILVIADGRIVGELDGAKADERTIGLMMANIVPDEIAKEARP; translated from the coding sequence ATGGACCAGACAGATCGCTATGCCATCGAATTAAGAGGTATCGATAAGCGGTTCGGCGAAGTGTACGCCAACAAGCAGATCGACCTTCAGGTTCAAAAAGGCAGTATTCACGGCATCGTCGGCGAAAATGGCGCCGGCAAGTCGACCCTGATGAGCATCATCTACGGTTTCTACCATGCCGATAAAGGCGAGATGCTGATCGACGGTAAACCGTTCAAACCCCATGGCTCACAAGATGCGATCGGCGCAGGCGTGGGCATGGTGCACCAGCACTTCATGCTGGTGAACAATTTCAGCGTGCTGGAGAACGTCATCCTCGGCGCGGAAAACGGCTGGCACCTTGGCCAGAGCCTGGCGGCGGCCGAGAAGCTGCTCGGCGAGCTGGCGCGGGACTATGGTCTCGAGGTGCCGCTGCACGAGAAGGTCGAGGATCTGCCGGTGGGCCTGCAACAGCGGGTCGAGATCCTCAAGGCGCTCTATCGCGGCGCCCGCATCCTGATCCTCGACGAGCCGACCGGGGTACTGACCCCGCAAGAGGCGGATCACCTGTTCGAGGTGCTCAAGAAGCTGCGGGATCAGGGCGCGACCATCATCCTCATTACCCACAAGCTGCGGGAGATCCTGGCCATCACGGATCAGGTCTCCATCATGCGCCGGGGCGAGATGGTGGCCCACGTCGCCACCAAGGATACCGACAAGGAGCAGCTGGCCGAGCTGATGGTGGGCCGCAAGGTGCGCCTCAAGGTCGACAAGGGCGAAGCCCAGCCGGGCGCGGCCAAGCTCAAGGTCGAAGGCCTCAGCTACATCGATGACAACAAGGTGGAGCGGGTCAAGTCCGTCAGCTTCGAGGTGCGGGCCGGCGAAGTGGTCGGCATCGCCGGCGTCTCCGGCAACGGCCAGTCCGAGCTGCTCAGCCTGCTCGGCGGCATCCTCCAGCCGAGCAAGGGCAGCTTCACCATCACCGGCGGCGGCAAGGCCCATGAGGTGAGCGTGGCACAGCCGGCCGATCCCGAGATGGTGCGCAACTTCGGTCTCGGCCATATCCCGGAAGATCGCCACAAGATGGGGCTCATCAATCGCTTCGAGGCGAAAGAGGCCTTCATCCTCGGCTATCACCGCCGCCCCCAGTACAACAGGGGCTGGCTGCAGAACAAGGAGGCGATCCTGCAGGATTGCCAGGCCAAGATGGACAAGTGGGACGTGCGCCCGCCCCATCCCGACCACAAGACCGCGAACTTCTCCGGTGGCAACCAGCAGAAGCTGGTGATCGCCCGCGAGGTGGAGCAGAACCCGGATGTGCTGCTGATCGGTCAGCCGACCCGGGGCGTCGACATCGGCGCCATCGAGTACATCCACCAGCAGATCATCGCCATGCGCGACAAGGGCAAGGCCGTGCTGCTGGTGTCGGTGGAGCTGGACGAGATCATGAGCCTGTCTGACCGGATCCTGGTCATCGCCGATGGTCGCATCGTCGGTGAGCTGGACGGCGCCAAGGCGGACGAACGCACCATAGGGTTGATGATGGCTAACATAGTCCCAGACGAGATTGCCAAGGAGGCTCGCCCATGA
- a CDS encoding ABC transporter permease, protein MSQTRIPAWISVGVLPAINILLAFLVSAILFYYLDINPLDAADIMWYGAFGTGEGIGFTLYYATGFIFTGLAVAVAFHAGLFNIGGEGQAYIGGLGVGLVCLLLGDVLPFALLLPLAIIAGGLFGAAWAFIPAWLQAKRGSHIVITTIMFNFIAASLMAYLLVDVFKPPGSMATESKVFAVASWLPKISELAAGFGVAMPNSPLNISFVWALICAVLVWVFIWHTRWGYEIRSVGASQSASAYAGISYPKVVILAMVISGMLAGFFALNVLQGELHQIKLNFVEGFGFTGIAVALMGRNHPVGVIIASLLFGFLYQGGAELSFEFGVDRNIVVVLQGLVILFCGALEHMLRPRIEQCYLAFANRSTAQVKGA, encoded by the coding sequence ATGAGCCAGACACGTATTCCTGCCTGGATCTCCGTGGGCGTGCTGCCCGCGATCAACATACTGCTGGCCTTCCTGGTGTCGGCCATCCTGTTCTATTACCTCGACATCAACCCGCTCGATGCCGCCGACATCATGTGGTACGGCGCCTTTGGCACCGGCGAGGGAATAGGCTTCACCCTCTACTACGCGACCGGCTTCATCTTCACCGGTCTGGCGGTGGCGGTGGCCTTCCACGCCGGTCTGTTCAACATCGGCGGTGAGGGCCAGGCCTATATCGGCGGCCTCGGCGTGGGGCTGGTCTGCCTGCTGCTCGGCGATGTGCTGCCGTTTGCGCTGCTGCTGCCGCTCGCCATCATCGCCGGTGGCCTGTTCGGCGCGGCCTGGGCCTTCATCCCGGCCTGGCTGCAAGCCAAACGCGGCAGCCACATCGTTATCACCACCATCATGTTCAACTTCATCGCCGCCTCGCTGATGGCTTACCTGCTGGTCGATGTGTTCAAGCCACCAGGATCCATGGCCACCGAGAGCAAGGTGTTCGCCGTGGCGAGCTGGCTGCCGAAGATCAGCGAGCTGGCGGCCGGTTTCGGTGTGGCGATGCCGAACAGCCCGCTCAACATCAGCTTCGTCTGGGCGTTGATCTGTGCCGTGCTGGTGTGGGTCTTCATCTGGCATACCCGCTGGGGTTACGAGATCCGTTCGGTCGGGGCCAGTCAGAGCGCCTCCGCCTACGCGGGCATCTCCTATCCCAAGGTGGTGATCCTGGCCATGGTGATCTCCGGCATGCTGGCGGGCTTCTTCGCCCTCAACGTGCTGCAGGGCGAGCTGCACCAGATCAAGCTCAACTTCGTGGAAGGCTTCGGCTTCACCGGCATCGCGGTGGCCCTGATGGGGCGCAACCACCCGGTCGGCGTCATCATCGCCAGCCTGCTGTTCGGCTTCCTCTATCAGGGCGGCGCCGAGCTCAGCTTCGAGTTCGGGGTGGATCGCAACATAGTGGTGGTGCTGCAGGGTCTGGTGATCCTGTTCTGCGGCGCGCTTGAGCACATGCTGCGTCCGCGCATCGAGCAGTGCTATCTGGCATTTGCCAACCGCTCAACCGCGCAAGTCAAAGGAGCCTGA